One Succinivibrio dextrinosolvens DNA window includes the following coding sequences:
- the map gene encoding type I methionyl aminopeptidase: MNISLKSPSEIEKMRIVGAATARVLEMIEPYIVPGVTTDELDKIMNDYIEQVEHAKSADLGYQGYPKATCISINEVVCHGIPGSHKLREGDIVNIDVTVLKDKYHGDSSRMYIVGKTSPRNEALCRCAQEGMYEAIKTVRPGSNLADIGAAIQKVADKAGFSIVRDYCGHGIGAGFHEEPQVVHYKNNYNLLLEEGMCFTIEPMINAGTYKVKVNRKDGWTVTTADKQPSAQYEHTLLVIPNGVEVLTLRKDEDFPRIITH, from the coding sequence ATGAACATCTCTTTAAAAAGTCCAAGCGAAATTGAAAAAATGCGCATTGTAGGCGCAGCAACTGCCCGTGTTCTTGAAATGATCGAACCATATATTGTTCCAGGTGTAACCACTGATGAACTGGACAAGATTATGAATGACTACATTGAGCAGGTTGAACATGCCAAAAGCGCAGATTTGGGATACCAGGGTTATCCTAAAGCTACCTGCATCAGTATCAATGAGGTAGTCTGCCACGGAATTCCAGGCAGCCACAAATTAAGAGAAGGTGACATCGTAAACATTGATGTTACAGTTCTAAAAGACAAGTACCACGGTGACAGCTCAAGAATGTACATTGTCGGTAAGACCTCTCCTAGAAATGAAGCCCTATGCAGATGTGCCCAGGAAGGTATGTATGAGGCAATCAAGACCGTTCGTCCAGGTTCAAATCTTGCTGATATCGGTGCAGCAATTCAGAAAGTTGCTGACAAGGCAGGATTCTCAATTGTTAGAGACTACTGCGGTCATGGTATCGGTGCAGGATTCCATGAGGAGCCTCAGGTAGTTCACTACAAGAACAACTACAACCTGCTTTTAGAAGAGGGCATGTGCTTTACCATCGAACCAATGATTAATGCCGGAACCTACAAGGTCAAGGTAAACAGAAAAGACGGATGGACAGTTACAACCGCTGACAAACAGCCTTCAGCACAGTATGAGCATACTCTTTTGGTTATTCCAAACGGCGTTGAAGTTCTAACCTTAAGAAAGGATGAGGATTTCCCAAGAATAATTACTCACTAG
- a CDS encoding AAA family ATPase, whose translation MSKDVLFLTGIEDFSTVIEKNAYYVDKTSYLKELLMSDSEVMNALFIRPRRFGKTLNLDMIRQFCRLNYQNPGDKSYQQKLFVDNGRNLAVAGDDYKEFREKIMGEFPVISISFKTVEGAFFQQAVSQLIYKVGLLYDEFLFLTESSKQDPSDIENFIKNKDFCKTQKSKIHQADKLVEAIDIIGTAIPQIASMLYKEYGRKVIVIIDEYDVPLQKAVIAKEPYYDDMLSIIRTLSGNIFKKDNEPWLYKGIVSGCLRVAHQSVFTDANNFTTFGMNDEPYTGFFGFTEKETEKLLADCGLSDKESEVKEWYDGYRFGNKHIFCPWSLISYCYAATQKDNTVPQPFWVNTSGNDLITMFTDNSMESHNAENIDKLQKLMEGENVDISLMEFTTYPDLRNRVSFDVFMTMMLHTGYVTFAEGSDTSDKVTIRIPNLEILYCFNKKRELLFGQNNPYWYNQALKLVDLLMANNTDEAQMLISSMLKEFLSIRNTGDELYYHGFMIGILGLAAATKNFEYHEEIETGTGFSDIVIDSFDNKTVCILELKKTEKLEDCYDAAQTATKQIIQKDYASKFISRRYKKVYGIGIGFAKKSCEIVSLGNLVEKVC comes from the coding sequence ATGAGTAAAGATGTTTTGTTTTTAACAGGTATTGAAGACTTTTCAACAGTAATTGAAAAGAATGCATATTACGTAGATAAGACATCATATTTAAAAGAACTGCTTATGAGCGATTCGGAAGTCATGAATGCCCTTTTCATACGTCCACGCAGATTTGGCAAAACTCTTAATCTTGACATGATCAGGCAGTTCTGCAGACTCAATTATCAAAATCCTGGGGATAAATCCTATCAGCAGAAACTCTTTGTAGATAACGGGAGAAATCTTGCTGTTGCAGGTGATGACTACAAAGAATTCCGTGAAAAAATAATGGGAGAATTCCCTGTCATCAGTATTTCCTTTAAGACTGTTGAGGGGGCTTTTTTCCAGCAGGCTGTATCTCAGCTTATATATAAGGTTGGACTGCTTTATGATGAGTTTTTATTTTTGACTGAGAGCTCAAAGCAAGATCCTAGTGATATTGAAAACTTCATTAAGAATAAAGATTTTTGTAAAACACAGAAATCGAAAATCCATCAAGCTGATAAATTAGTTGAAGCAATAGATATTATAGGCACAGCAATTCCTCAGATAGCCTCCATGCTGTACAAAGAGTATGGACGTAAGGTCATAGTTATCATTGATGAATATGATGTTCCTCTGCAGAAAGCTGTTATCGCAAAAGAACCTTACTATGATGACATGCTCAGTATCATCCGAACCTTAAGCGGTAATATCTTCAAAAAAGACAATGAGCCATGGCTATACAAGGGAATCGTCTCAGGCTGTCTGCGTGTAGCCCATCAGAGTGTATTTACCGATGCCAATAACTTTACAACCTTCGGTATGAACGATGAGCCCTATACAGGATTCTTTGGCTTCACAGAAAAAGAGACAGAAAAGCTCTTAGCTGACTGTGGACTTTCAGATAAGGAAAGTGAGGTTAAGGAATGGTATGACGGCTATAGATTTGGCAACAAACATATCTTCTGCCCATGGAGCTTAATCAGCTACTGCTATGCTGCAACACAGAAGGATAACACTGTTCCTCAGCCCTTCTGGGTAAACACCAGTGGCAACGATCTTATCACCATGTTCACTGACAACAGTATGGAATCTCACAATGCAGAGAATATAGATAAACTGCAAAAACTGATGGAAGGAGAGAATGTTGATATCAGTTTAATGGAATTTACTACCTATCCAGACCTTAGAAACAGAGTAAGCTTTGATGTCTTTATGACCATGATGCTGCATACAGGCTATGTAACCTTTGCAGAAGGTTCAGATACAAGCGATAAAGTGACTATAAGAATTCCAAATTTGGAAATTCTGTACTGTTTTAATAAGAAAAGAGAGCTTCTTTTTGGACAAAATAATCCCTACTGGTACAATCAGGCATTAAAACTTGTAGATTTACTCATGGCAAATAATACTGATGAGGCTCAGATGCTCATCAGCTCCATGCTAAAAGAGTTTTTAAGTATCAGAAATACCGGAGATGAGCTCTACTACCATGGTTTCATGATTGGCATTCTTGGGTTGGCAGCAGCAACAAAAAATTTTGAGTATCACGAGGAAATCGAAACAGGAACCGGTTTTTCAGACATTGTCATTGATAGCTTTGATAACAAAACAGTCTGCATCTTAGAGCTGAAAAAGAC